One Vigna unguiculata cultivar IT97K-499-35 chromosome 7, ASM411807v1, whole genome shotgun sequence genomic region harbors:
- the LOC114189735 gene encoding uncharacterized protein LOC114189735 isoform X3 — protein MKVAITVRKLGDEVKRSSEKSHRSSHSNGKQNLKQTSNFVNHAAIAWHEDRRKWVGDRSQHPPRIAKDQIISWSTSYEELLSTNEPFAEPIPLPEMVSACSDHDRRGRPSMFSTLTSASNPFICRNG, from the exons ATGAAAGTTGCAATAACTGTAAGGAAGCTTGGAG ATGAAGTGAAAAGATCCAGTGAAAAGTCTCACAGAAGTTCTCATTCCAATGGAAAGCAAAATTTGAAGCAAACATCGAATTTTGTTAATCATG CTGCAATTGCTTGGCATGAGGATAGAAGAAAATGGGTTGGTGATAGGTCTCAACATCCACCAAGAATAgctaaagatcaaattattag CTGGTCAACGTCTTATGAAGAGTTGCTTTCAACTAACGAACCTTTTGCGGAGCCAATTCCCTTACCT GAGATG GTGTCCGCGTGCAGTGATCATGATCGTAGAGGGAGACCATCTATGTTTTCCACGTTAACCTCAGCATCTAATCCTTTTATATGTAGAAATGGTTaa
- the LOC114189735 gene encoding uncharacterized protein LOC114189735 isoform X4: MKVAITVRKLGDEVKRSSEKSHRSSHSNGKQNLKQTSNFVNHAAIAWHEDRRKWVGDRSQHPPRIAKDQIISWSTSYEELLSTNEPFAEPIPLPVSACSDHDRRGRPSMFSTLTSASNPFICRNG; this comes from the exons ATGAAAGTTGCAATAACTGTAAGGAAGCTTGGAG ATGAAGTGAAAAGATCCAGTGAAAAGTCTCACAGAAGTTCTCATTCCAATGGAAAGCAAAATTTGAAGCAAACATCGAATTTTGTTAATCATG CTGCAATTGCTTGGCATGAGGATAGAAGAAAATGGGTTGGTGATAGGTCTCAACATCCACCAAGAATAgctaaagatcaaattattag CTGGTCAACGTCTTATGAAGAGTTGCTTTCAACTAACGAACCTTTTGCGGAGCCAATTCCCTTACCT GTGTCCGCGTGCAGTGATCATGATCGTAGAGGGAGACCATCTATGTTTTCCACGTTAACCTCAGCATCTAATCCTTTTATATGTAGAAATGGTTaa
- the LOC114189735 gene encoding uncharacterized protein LOC114189735 isoform X2, with protein MMEFCAESSHSNGKQTLKHSKPADEVKRSSEKSHRSSHSNGKQNLKQTSNFVNHAAIAWHEDRRKWVGDRSQHPPRIAKDQIISWSTSYEELLSTNEPFAEPIPLPVSACSDHDRRGRPSMFSTLTSASNPFICRNG; from the exons ATGATGGAGTTCTGTGCTGAAAGTTCCCATTCAAATGGGAAACAAACTTTGAAGCATTCTAAACCTGCAGATGAAGTGAAAAGATCCAGTGAAAAGTCTCACAGAAGTTCTCATTCCAATGGAAAGCAAAATTTGAAGCAAACATCGAATTTTGTTAATCATG CTGCAATTGCTTGGCATGAGGATAGAAGAAAATGGGTTGGTGATAGGTCTCAACATCCACCAAGAATAgctaaagatcaaattattag CTGGTCAACGTCTTATGAAGAGTTGCTTTCAACTAACGAACCTTTTGCGGAGCCAATTCCCTTACCT GTGTCCGCGTGCAGTGATCATGATCGTAGAGGGAGACCATCTATGTTTTCCACGTTAACCTCAGCATCTAATCCTTTTATATGTAGAAATGGTTaa
- the LOC114189735 gene encoding uncharacterized protein LOC114189735 isoform X1 produces MMEFCAESSHSNGKQTLKHSKPADEVKRSSEKSHRSSHSNGKQNLKQTSNFVNHAAIAWHEDRRKWVGDRSQHPPRIAKDQIISWSTSYEELLSTNEPFAEPIPLPEMVSACSDHDRRGRPSMFSTLTSASNPFICRNG; encoded by the exons ATGATGGAGTTCTGTGCTGAAAGTTCCCATTCAAATGGGAAACAAACTTTGAAGCATTCTAAACCTGCAGATGAAGTGAAAAGATCCAGTGAAAAGTCTCACAGAAGTTCTCATTCCAATGGAAAGCAAAATTTGAAGCAAACATCGAATTTTGTTAATCATG CTGCAATTGCTTGGCATGAGGATAGAAGAAAATGGGTTGGTGATAGGTCTCAACATCCACCAAGAATAgctaaagatcaaattattag CTGGTCAACGTCTTATGAAGAGTTGCTTTCAACTAACGAACCTTTTGCGGAGCCAATTCCCTTACCT GAGATG GTGTCCGCGTGCAGTGATCATGATCGTAGAGGGAGACCATCTATGTTTTCCACGTTAACCTCAGCATCTAATCCTTTTATATGTAGAAATGGTTaa
- the LOC114189735 gene encoding uncharacterized protein LOC114189735 isoform X5 gives MMEFCAESSHSNGKQTLKHSKPADEVKRSSEKSHRSSHSNGKQNLKQTSNFVNHAAIAWHEDRRKWVGDRSQHPPRIAKDQIIRRWCPRAVIMIVEGDHLCFPR, from the exons ATGATGGAGTTCTGTGCTGAAAGTTCCCATTCAAATGGGAAACAAACTTTGAAGCATTCTAAACCTGCAGATGAAGTGAAAAGATCCAGTGAAAAGTCTCACAGAAGTTCTCATTCCAATGGAAAGCAAAATTTGAAGCAAACATCGAATTTTGTTAATCATG CTGCAATTGCTTGGCATGAGGATAGAAGAAAATGGGTTGGTGATAGGTCTCAACATCCACCAAGAATAgctaaagatcaaattattag GAGATG GTGTCCGCGTGCAGTGATCATGATCGTAGAGGGAGACCATCTATGTTTTCCACGTTAA
- the LOC114192073 gene encoding serine carboxypeptidase-like codes for MGDCNRCFFTLCPLLLLLTLPSLSGADLVFDFSSKIRDLNLSPSQDVNIVRDPNFHANKLVEKPLRFPNLLPPLSGVSLDNLTHSAGYYPIAHSHAARMFYFFFESRNSKKDPVVIWLTGGPGCSSELALFYENGPFKIANNMSLLWNDYGWDKVSNLLYVDQPTGTGFSYSTDNRDIRHDEEGVSNDLYDFLQAFFAEHPEYAENDFFITGESYAGHYIPAFAARVHRGNKAKEGIHINLKGFAIGNGLTDPAIQYKAYADYALDMGIIQKTDYDRINKLMVPACELAIKLCGTDGTIACTASYFVCNTIFNSILSHAADDINYYDIRKKCEGSLCYDFSNLEKFLQLESVREALGVGDIAFVSCSSTVYQAMLVDWMRNLEVGIPALLEDGINMLVYAGEYDLICNWLGNSKWVHAMEWSGQKEFVSSLEVPFKVDDSEAGLLKTYGPLSFLKVHDAGHMVPMDQPKAALEMLKRWTQGTLSESGDDVKKLIAEM; via the exons ATGGGAGACTGTAACCGCTGCTTCTTCACGCTGTGCCCTCTTCTCCTTCTCCTAACCCTTCCTTCTCTCTCCGGCGCGGATCTCgtatttgatttttcttctaAGATCAGAGACCTTAACCTTTCCCCTTCACAAGATGTCAACATCGTTCGCGACCCTAATTTTCACGCCAACAAACTCGTCGAGAAACCGCTCAGATTCCCAAACTTGTTGCCTCCACTGTCTGGCGTTTCACTCGACAATTTGACTCATTCCGCTGGTTACTATCCTATTGCCCATTCTCATGCAGCcag GATGTTCTACTTTTTCTTTGAATCACGGAACAGCAAGAAGGATCCTGTTGTGATTTGGTTGACTGGGGGGCCTGGCTGTAGCAGTGAATTGGCTTTGTTTTATGAAAATGGCCCTTTTAAGATTGCTAACAATATGTCCCTTTTGTGGAATGATTATGGTTGGGACAAG GTGTCCAATCTTCTCTATGTTGACCAACCAACTGGAACTGGCTTTAGTTACAGTACGGACAATCGTGACATTCGTCACGATGAAGAAGGTGTGAGCAATGACTTGTATGACTTTTTACAG GCCTTCTTTGCTGAACATCCTGAGTATGCAGAGAATGACTTTTTCATTACCGGTGAATCTTATGCTGGACATTATATTCCAGCTTTTGCAGCTCGAGTCCATAGGGGAAACAAAGCTAAAGAAGGAATTCATATAAACCTAAAG GGATTTGCCATTGGTAATGGGCTTACTGATCCTGCGATTCAGTATAAAGCGTACGCAGATTATGCACTGGACATGGGCATAATTCAGAAGACTGACTATGATCGCATCAACAAATTGATGGTCCCAGCCTGCGAATTGGCAATAAAACTATGTG GCACTGATGGAACAATTGCGTGCACGGCttcatattttgtttgtaatacGATATTCAATTCCATCCTGTCACATGCTGCTGACGATATCAAT TATTATGACATCAGGAAGAAGTGTGAGGGGAGCCTCTGCTATGATTTTTCGAACTTGGAAAAATTCTTACAGCTAGAATCTGTTCGGGAGGCACTAGGAGTTGGAGATATTGCTTTTGTGTCTTGTAGTTCCACAGTTTATCAGGCTATGCTGGTGGATTGGATGAGGAATCTTGAAGTAGGTATTCCTGCCCTTCTTGAGGATGGAATCAATATGCTTGTGTACGCTGGGGAATATGATCTCATCTGCAACTGGCTTG GTAATTCAAAATGGGTTCACGCCATGGAGTGGTCAGGCCAGAAAGAATTCGTGTCCTCACTCGAAGTTCCTTTCAAAGTTGACGACTCTGAAGCTGGACTATTGAAGACCTATGGACCATTAAGTTTCCTAAAG GTTCATGATGCTGGTCACATGGTACCGATGGATCAGCCAAAGGCTGCTTTGGAAATGCTGAAGAGGTGGACTCAGGGAACACTTTCAGAATCTGGAGATGATGTGAAGAAATTGATTGCAGAGATGTAA